The following coding sequences are from one Triticum aestivum cultivar Chinese Spring chromosome 5A, IWGSC CS RefSeq v2.1, whole genome shotgun sequence window:
- the LOC123106621 gene encoding F-box protein At4g09920-like, whose translation MEAGGSSRRSETTSRKRKSAALEGEGSPAPAPAAPAAPDPGAADHDGCGGGRDLHFSDLPDDVLRKIISVLPMKQRGRTQILAKRWLPLWRSLPLNIDCGEIARSNHGKLGDVLQRIISSHQGDCHRFCIRPFLATNMENDAAVDACLLSPALNKLKELEFYRRPWDNWQRVPAPTSIFRFSPTLCVAQFGHCALTDDIVQGLHFPQLKKLGLDYVFLSEFSLSSMIAGSPSLEVLLIIRCSVARCLRINSFTLRSIEVDNSSPDPSMEELIIESAPHLERLFHLDQNEDLHVSVLSAPKFIRLVFGSTDIHQGPRIAIVSLSTALSRIKSLQVCMRTLCLDMVIELMSCFPCMEKLYIQCEKSGTKNLWRRKHRDLLRSFVIRLKK comes from the exons ATGGAGGCCGGCGGTAGTAGTAGGAGGAGTGAGACTACCAGCAGGAAGAGGAAGTCAGCTGCACTCGAGGGCGAGGGCAGTCCGGCTCCGGCGCCGGCGGCGCCGGCAGCTCCCGATCCCGGAGCGGCTGACCACGATGGTTGTGGGGGCGGGCGAGATCTCCACTTCAGCGACCTCCCCGACGACGTACTCCGCAAGATTATTTCGGTCCTCCCCATGAAGCAACGCGGTCGCACGCAGATCCTCGCGAAACGGTGGCTTCCCCTCTGGCGCTCTCTTCCTCTCAACATCGACTGCGGTGAAATCGCCCGTTCTAATCATGGTAAGCTCGGTGATGTGTTACAACGCATAATTTCCTCCCACCAAGGCGACTGCCACCGCTTCTGCATTCGCCCATTCTTGGCCACGAACATGGAGAACGATGCTGCCGTGGACGCCTGTCTCCTGTCCCCCGCTCTGAATAAACTCAAGGAGCTTGAGTTCTACCGTCGGCCGTGGGACAATTGGCAGCGGGTGCCGGCACCAACATCTATCTTCCGTTTTTCGCCCACCCTCTGTGTCGCCCAATTCGGGCATTGCGCACTCACGGACGACATCGTTCAAGGGCTTCACTTCCCGCAGCTTAAGAAGCTCGGTCTTGATTATGTCTTCCTCTCGGAGTTCTCACTCAGCAGCATGATTGCCGGCAGCCCTTCTCTCGAGGTCTTGCTAATTATTCGGTGCAGTGTAGCCCGTTGCCTCCGGATCAATTCATTTACCCTTAGAAGCATTGAAGTCGACAATTCTTCACCAGATCCATCCATGGAGGAGCTGATCATCGAGAGTGCCCCTCATCTTGAAAGATTATTCCATCTTGATCAGAACGAGGATTTGCATGTATCAGTGCTCTCGGCGCCTAAGTTCATCAGGCTCGTGTTTGGTTCCACAGATATTCATCAG GGACCGCGCATTGCAATTGTTAGCCTTTCAACAGCACTGTCCAGAATCAAGTCTTTGCAAGTCTGTATGCGTACTCTATGTTTGGACATGGTTATTGAATTGATGAGTTGTTTTCCATGCATGGAGAAGTTGTACATTCAG TGCGAGAAATCTGGGACGAAGAATTTGTGGCGTCGTAAACACCGGGACCTTCTTAGATCTTTTGTCATCCGTCTAAAAAAATAG